Proteins encoded within one genomic window of Hahella chejuensis KCTC 2396:
- a CDS encoding DUF368 domain-containing protein, with protein sequence MWKTYLKGVAMGAADIVPGVSGGTIAFISGIYERLISALGRIRPELISIWRAQGFAAVWKDIDGTFLSTLFAGILTSVFTLSRIISSLLQSHPNLIWAFFFGLILGSVWFVGKAIREKNALSALLIGLGAAVAYGLTALSPTSLEPTYLNLFISGAIAICAMILPGVSGSFLLLLLGIYGPVLAAVKGFDILPLSIFASGCLIGLLSFTHLLSWLLRRYHDYTLAVLTGFMLGALNKVWPWKYTLEYRIDSHGAQIPLVQANVFPSRYEVITGEPAQVLTVVALFAVGALMVVALEKVRLGYQK encoded by the coding sequence ATGTGGAAAACTTATCTGAAAGGCGTGGCCATGGGGGCCGCGGATATTGTTCCGGGTGTTTCCGGCGGTACGATCGCATTTATTTCCGGTATCTACGAGCGGCTGATTTCAGCTCTTGGGCGTATTCGCCCAGAACTGATTAGTATTTGGCGCGCGCAAGGGTTTGCGGCGGTTTGGAAAGACATCGATGGTACTTTTCTGTCGACATTGTTTGCTGGCATTCTCACCAGTGTCTTTACGCTGTCCAGAATCATTAGCTCGCTATTGCAGAGTCACCCCAATCTGATATGGGCTTTTTTCTTCGGTTTGATTCTTGGCTCCGTCTGGTTTGTTGGCAAGGCGATTAGAGAAAAGAATGCGCTTAGCGCATTGTTAATCGGGTTGGGCGCTGCGGTGGCCTATGGGCTAACAGCTTTGAGCCCCACCAGCCTGGAGCCTACCTACCTGAATTTATTTATAAGCGGCGCGATCGCCATTTGCGCCATGATCTTGCCTGGCGTTTCAGGTAGCTTTCTGCTTTTACTTTTGGGCATCTACGGTCCGGTTCTGGCTGCGGTGAAAGGTTTTGATATTCTGCCTTTATCTATCTTCGCCTCAGGATGTCTGATTGGCTTGCTGTCCTTCACCCACCTGCTAAGCTGGTTATTAAGACGTTACCACGACTACACCCTCGCTGTTCTGACCGGCTTTATGCTGGGCGCCCTCAACAAAGTCTGGCCATGGAAGTATACGCTGGAATATCGTATTGATTCTCATGGGGCGCAGATCCCCCTTGTGCAGGCGAATGTTTTCCCCTCTCGTTACGAGGTGATTACAGGCGAACCAGCGCAAGTGCTAACGGTGGTGGCCTTGTTCGCTGTTGGCGCACTCATGGTGGTTGCGCTGGAAAAAGTGAGACTTGGTTATCAAAAATGA
- a CDS encoding protein-L-isoaspartate(D-aspartate) O-methyltransferase, producing the protein MNFDLQGIGMTSRRTRLRLIERLRKNGIQNEAVLEAMTEIPRHIFVDEALAHRAYEDTALPIGHSQTISQPYIVARMTELLCSGWKPKRVLEVGAGSGYQTAILARLSTQVYTVERIAPLLEKAKLRFKALKLNNVSAKLSDGRWGWPEQGPFDAIMVTAAPEQTPSELLEQLADGGRLVIPVGSGSEQMLKVYKRQGAEIEESSLEQVRFVPLLGGVVR; encoded by the coding sequence GTGAACTTCGACTTGCAAGGCATTGGCATGACATCGCGGCGTACGCGTCTGCGTTTGATTGAGCGCTTGCGGAAAAACGGAATTCAGAACGAAGCGGTGTTGGAGGCGATGACGGAAATCCCTCGGCATATTTTTGTCGATGAGGCTCTCGCGCATCGGGCCTATGAAGATACCGCTCTGCCGATAGGGCATTCCCAAACGATCTCGCAGCCTTATATCGTGGCTCGTATGACTGAACTGCTGTGCAGTGGTTGGAAGCCGAAACGGGTATTGGAAGTGGGCGCTGGCTCTGGTTATCAAACCGCGATTCTGGCCCGGCTGTCTACACAGGTTTATACCGTTGAGCGGATTGCGCCGCTGCTGGAAAAAGCGAAACTGAGATTCAAGGCGCTAAAGTTAAATAACGTTAGCGCCAAATTATCCGATGGGCGTTGGGGTTGGCCTGAACAGGGGCCTTTCGACGCAATTATGGTGACTGCGGCTCCGGAGCAGACGCCGTCGGAGTTGCTGGAGCAACTGGCGGACGGCGGGCGTCTCGTCATTCCGGTTGGCAGTGGAAGCGAACAGATGCTGAAAGTCTACAAAAGGCAAGGCGCGGAAATAGAGGAGAGCAGTTTGGAGCAGGTTCGATTTGTGCCTTTATTAGGGGGCGTTGTTCGATAG